A genomic window from Chlorobium phaeobacteroides DSM 266 includes:
- a CDS encoding carboxy terminal-processing peptidase translates to MLRKILLLIIVSLGSSVPVFAKNAVKPGISVSATPLKPTETQEVAGVYISQYLLRNHFRKIAVNDSLSQEIFNRYIDNLDGSKNYFVASEVDSLRKIYGTQIDDEFLVGKSTAGFSIYNFFLKRAKEKMRFMKAVVDTAHFNFSKPETLALDNKTAPWPSDKSLLRDVWRKELKYLWLNMKYSGEKKKPIRTTLSKSFTTRLNLLNRQKPEDAFQAYNYALTTSFDPHTSYFSPDEYKNFQIDMSRSIEGIGAKLQTEGEFTVVAEIIPGGPAFKNNLLKKGDKIIGVGQGKTAAVVDVTGWRINDVVKLIRGKKGTTVSLKILPASQSGRGPSKTIHLLRDKINLEEQAAKKSIFLQNGQKIGVITIPSFYLDFEGEQLNTGNYNSTSRDVIKLLNELIAEHVQGIVIDLRENGGGSLEEAVKVTGLFIPNGPVVQISSSTGRTTVLDDEDGGVLYNGPLAVLVNRYSASASEIVAAAIQDYGRGVIIGERTFGKGTVQSIINFSRPVPGIENQPDLGEIKLTIAKFYRVSGGSTQHKGVVPDISMPSIIDTSAIGEDTYPSSLPWSTISPSVYQPTGDVSAAEIDILHQKQQDRSSKDPLYQSYLNDLGRLDQIRKKKSVSLEDSAFKTEIETMKKIEDQWIKETDTDKNAKAVKKDVLLDQSASVVSDLSLLKKGAK, encoded by the coding sequence ATGCTCAGAAAAATCTTGCTCCTCATTATTGTCTCCCTGGGGAGTTCAGTGCCGGTTTTTGCAAAAAACGCCGTGAAACCCGGTATTTCCGTTTCGGCAACGCCACTCAAGCCCACCGAAACGCAGGAGGTAGCTGGCGTTTATATCAGCCAATATCTTCTCCGGAATCACTTCAGAAAAATAGCGGTCAATGACTCTCTTTCACAGGAGATATTCAACCGGTATATCGACAATCTTGACGGCAGCAAGAACTATTTCGTCGCAAGCGAGGTGGACAGTCTGCGAAAGATTTACGGAACGCAGATTGATGACGAGTTTCTTGTGGGAAAATCAACTGCGGGATTTTCCATTTATAATTTTTTCCTCAAACGCGCAAAAGAGAAGATGCGGTTCATGAAAGCCGTTGTCGATACCGCGCATTTTAACTTTTCAAAGCCGGAAACCCTTGCCCTCGACAATAAAACGGCACCCTGGCCCTCTGATAAAAGCCTGCTGAGGGATGTCTGGAGAAAAGAGCTGAAATACCTGTGGCTCAACATGAAATATTCGGGAGAAAAGAAAAAACCAATCAGGACAACGCTTTCAAAAAGTTTTACAACCCGATTGAATCTGCTTAATCGCCAGAAGCCCGAAGACGCTTTTCAGGCCTATAACTATGCCTTGACCACATCATTCGATCCTCATACAAGCTATTTTTCTCCGGACGAATACAAGAACTTCCAGATCGACATGAGCCGTTCGATTGAGGGTATAGGCGCCAAACTGCAGACAGAAGGGGAGTTTACCGTCGTTGCCGAAATCATTCCCGGAGGACCGGCTTTTAAAAATAACCTTCTGAAAAAAGGCGACAAGATAATCGGTGTCGGTCAGGGAAAAACAGCCGCTGTTGTCGATGTAACCGGTTGGAGAATCAATGATGTGGTCAAACTAATCCGGGGTAAAAAAGGCACGACGGTCAGCTTGAAAATACTTCCTGCAAGCCAGAGCGGTCGGGGTCCGTCAAAAACGATACACCTGTTACGCGATAAAATCAATCTGGAGGAACAGGCCGCAAAGAAAAGCATTTTCTTGCAGAACGGGCAGAAAATCGGCGTTATTACCATTCCCTCCTTTTATCTCGATTTCGAAGGAGAACAACTCAACACCGGCAACTATAACAGTACAAGCCGTGATGTCATTAAGCTTTTGAATGAACTGATTGCCGAGCATGTTCAAGGCATCGTTATTGATCTTCGTGAAAACGGAGGCGGATCGCTTGAAGAGGCCGTAAAAGTTACAGGCCTGTTTATTCCGAACGGACCGGTAGTACAAATCAGCAGCTCTACAGGTAGAACAACCGTACTTGACGATGAGGATGGCGGCGTTCTGTATAACGGACCTCTTGCTGTGCTTGTAAACCGTTACAGCGCTTCAGCTTCGGAGATAGTCGCCGCTGCAATCCAGGATTATGGACGAGGAGTGATTATTGGCGAAAGAACGTTCGGGAAGGGAACCGTTCAAAGCATCATCAATTTTTCAAGACCGGTTCCCGGTATTGAAAACCAGCCTGATCTTGGAGAGATAAAACTGACGATCGCAAAGTTTTACAGGGTTTCGGGAGGCAGCACCCAACATAAAGGAGTTGTTCCCGATATTTCCATGCCTTCCATCATCGATACGTCGGCTATCGGCGAAGACACCTATCCCAGCAGTCTGCCATGGAGCACTATTTCGCCCTCGGTGTACCAACCAACAGGCGATGTAAGTGCGGCGGAAATCGATATACTTCATCAAAAACAGCAGGATCGCAGCTCGAAAGATCCGCTCTACCAGTCTTATTTGAATGATCTTGGCAGACTGGACCAAATCCGTAAGAAAAAGTCGGTATCTCTTGAAGATTCAGCGTTCAAAACGGAAATCGAGACGATGAAAAAAATCGAAGATCAGTGGATCAAGGAAACTGATACCGATAAAAATGCGAAAGCTGTAAAAAAAGATGTGCTGCTTGACCAGTCGGCTTCAGTTGTTTCGGATTTATCGCTGTTGAAAAAAGGGGCGAAGTAG
- a CDS encoding DUF1566 domain-containing protein: protein MNKMMKTMKTMKNTRVTRLWIALLFTGLMSISFYPSRSGAVTVSIGDKYGGGIVFYILQPGDPGYEPGEQHGLIAAVEDQGRGVEWHTITSQEIGGLKTEIGTGRTNTAAILAQGGHVASAAKLCADYEYDGVSDWYLPSRDELQKMFQNKAVVCNFCDAHWSSSEAGPADVWVNSDTGSKGHYHMKSIGINVRAIRYY from the coding sequence ATGAATAAAATGATGAAAACCATGAAAACCATGAAAAACACCCGGGTAACCAGATTATGGATAGCCTTGCTGTTCACTGGTTTGATGAGCATTTCTTTTTATCCTTCACGCTCGGGCGCAGTCACGGTATCCATCGGGGATAAATATGGCGGAGGTATCGTTTTCTATATCCTGCAGCCTGGCGATCCCGGCTACGAACCCGGAGAGCAGCACGGTCTGATAGCCGCAGTAGAGGATCAGGGGCGTGGCGTTGAGTGGCATACTATCACCTCACAGGAAATCGGCGGTCTTAAAACCGAAATAGGTACCGGTCGCACCAACACGGCCGCCATTCTGGCACAGGGCGGGCATGTTGCAAGTGCGGCAAAACTCTGCGCTGATTATGAGTATGACGGTGTAAGCGACTGGTATCTGCCAAGCAGGGATGAGCTGCAGAAGATGTTCCAGAACAAGGCTGTTGTCTGTAATTTTTGCGATGCCCACTGGAGCTCATCCGAAGCTGGCCCGGCTGACGTATGGGTCAATTCGGATACCGGCAGTAAAGGTCACTACCACATGAAGTCCATCGGCATCAATGTTCGGGCTATCAGGTATTATTGA
- a CDS encoding citrate/2-methylcitrate synthase, whose translation MSILANKDTRAVIIGGIAGLNAARRMAQFDFLVNRPLTVQAFVYPPEEGQQKEIYRGGELKNIAVYSSLEKALEEHPEINTALIYIGASRAFQSAKEALESKGIKLVSMITEGVPEKDAKRLRKLAAENNKLFNGPSSIGIMSAGECRLGVIGGEFKNLKLCNLYRPGSFGVITKSGGLSNEAMWLCAQNGNGITTAVAIGGDSFPGTDFVTYLEMFENDPDTKAVVIVGEVGGTLEEEAADWLAAEKRRIRLIAAIGGTCQEVLPQGMKFGHAGAKEGKKGLGSARSKMNALRDAGALVPDTFGGLSKAIKQVYEELLADGAIKPEPDIDEALLPELPLKVQEIMKQGEVIVEPLIRTTISDDRGEEPRYVGYAASELCEKGYGIEDVIGLLWNKKLPSRQESEILKRIIMISADHGPAVSGAFGSIIAACAGIDMPQAVSAGMTMIGPRFGGAVTNAGKYFKHGVKDFPNDIPGFLSWMKLNVGPVPGIGHRVKSVKNPDKRVKYLVDYVKNSTSLHTPCLDYALEVEKITTAKKDNLILNVDGTIGCILVDLEFPEYSLNGFFVLARTIGMIGHWIDQNNQSARLIRLYDYLINYAVKEEREVPERK comes from the coding sequence GTGAGTATTTTAGCAAATAAAGACACGCGAGCGGTTATCATCGGCGGTATAGCCGGATTGAACGCCGCAAGGAGGATGGCCCAGTTTGACTTTCTCGTGAACAGACCACTGACTGTTCAGGCATTTGTCTATCCTCCCGAAGAAGGTCAGCAAAAAGAGATTTACCGCGGTGGCGAACTGAAAAATATTGCGGTATACTCATCGCTTGAAAAAGCACTTGAGGAGCATCCCGAGATCAATACTGCGCTGATCTATATCGGCGCATCAAGGGCTTTCCAGTCGGCAAAGGAAGCTCTTGAGTCAAAAGGCATCAAGCTTGTTTCCATGATTACCGAAGGGGTGCCTGAAAAAGATGCCAAGAGATTGCGCAAACTTGCCGCGGAAAACAACAAACTGTTTAACGGCCCCTCTTCAATCGGCATCATGTCGGCAGGCGAGTGCAGGCTCGGCGTTATCGGAGGTGAATTCAAAAACCTCAAACTCTGCAATCTCTATCGTCCGGGTTCATTCGGCGTTATCACCAAATCCGGCGGTCTTTCAAACGAAGCCATGTGGTTGTGCGCCCAGAACGGTAACGGTATTACCACGGCCGTTGCCATTGGCGGCGACTCATTCCCGGGCACAGACTTCGTTACCTATCTTGAAATGTTTGAAAACGACCCCGATACCAAGGCTGTGGTTATCGTCGGGGAGGTTGGAGGAACTCTCGAAGAGGAAGCTGCCGACTGGCTCGCTGCAGAAAAACGCCGCATAAGGCTCATTGCCGCAATCGGCGGAACCTGCCAGGAAGTACTTCCGCAGGGAATGAAGTTCGGACATGCCGGTGCCAAGGAGGGGAAAAAAGGTCTTGGTTCAGCACGCTCGAAAATGAATGCTCTGCGTGACGCAGGCGCGCTTGTTCCCGATACTTTCGGAGGCCTCAGCAAAGCTATCAAGCAGGTTTACGAAGAACTGCTTGCCGATGGCGCCATCAAACCTGAACCGGATATCGATGAAGCGCTTCTTCCGGAACTTCCGCTGAAGGTTCAGGAAATCATGAAGCAGGGCGAAGTAATTGTAGAACCCCTGATTCGCACCACCATTTCCGACGACCGTGGCGAAGAGCCTCGCTATGTTGGCTATGCCGCATCCGAGCTTTGTGAGAAAGGGTACGGTATCGAAGATGTCATCGGCCTTTTGTGGAATAAAAAACTTCCGTCAAGGCAGGAGTCTGAAATACTCAAACGCATTATCATGATCTCGGCCGATCACGGCCCAGCGGTTTCAGGCGCATTCGGTTCAATTATAGCTGCCTGTGCCGGTATCGACATGCCTCAGGCGGTTTCGGCAGGTATGACCATGATCGGGCCACGGTTCGGCGGGGCAGTAACCAATGCCGGTAAATATTTCAAGCACGGCGTCAAGGATTTCCCCAATGATATTCCGGGATTTCTCTCATGGATGAAACTTAACGTCGGACCGGTTCCGGGTATCGGACATCGAGTCAAAAGCGTGAAGAATCCTGACAAGCGGGTGAAGTATCTTGTTGATTATGTCAAAAACAGTACATCTCTTCATACGCCATGTCTTGACTACGCGCTTGAAGTAGAAAAAATCACAACCGCAAAGAAAGACAATCTCATTCTGAACGTTGATGGAACGATCGGCTGTATTCTGGTGGATCTCGAGTTCCCGGAATACTCGCTCAACGGCTTCTTTGTGCTTGCCCGCACAATCGGCATGATCGGACACTGGATCGATCAGAACAATCAGTCCGCACGACTGATCAGACTGTACGATTATCTGATCAACTATGCCGTCAAGGAAGAACGAGAGGTTCCTGAAAGGAAGTAA
- a CDS encoding ATP citrate lyase citrate-binding domain-containing protein, which produces MAKILEGPAMKLFNKWGIPVPNYVVIMDPERLAQLGEANKWLRESKLVVKAHEAIGGRFKLGLVKLGLNLEEALEASREMIGRKIGTAVVRQVIVAEMLEHDEEYYVSIAGNRDGAELLLSTKGGVDIEDNWDTVKRLFIPMDETPSVERLTEVAAEAGFTGEVAERVAKIAARLILCFDNEDAQSIEINPLVIRKSDMRFAALDAVMNVDYDARFRHADWDFKPVSEIGRPYTEAEQQIMEIDARIKGSVKFVEVPGGEIALLTAGGGASVFYSDAVVARGGTIANYAEYSGDPPDWAVEALTETICRLPKIRHIIVGGAIANFTDVKATFSGIINGLRESRSKGYLQNVTIWVRRGGPNENQGLAAIRKLQDEGFDIHVYDRSMPMTDIVDLAMNS; this is translated from the coding sequence ATGGCTAAGATACTTGAAGGGCCTGCCATGAAGCTTTTCAACAAGTGGGGCATTCCGGTGCCGAACTATGTTGTAATCATGGACCCTGAACGCCTTGCGCAGCTCGGGGAAGCTAATAAATGGCTGCGAGAATCAAAACTTGTTGTTAAAGCCCACGAGGCTATTGGCGGCAGATTCAAGCTCGGTCTCGTTAAGCTCGGACTGAATCTTGAGGAGGCGCTTGAGGCTTCCCGCGAGATGATTGGCCGAAAGATCGGTACGGCTGTTGTGCGTCAGGTTATTGTTGCAGAAATGCTTGAGCATGATGAAGAGTACTATGTTTCGATTGCCGGAAACCGCGACGGCGCGGAACTTCTGCTTTCGACAAAGGGCGGCGTTGATATCGAAGATAACTGGGATACCGTCAAGCGTCTCTTTATTCCCATGGATGAAACACCGAGTGTCGAACGTCTTACAGAGGTTGCCGCTGAGGCCGGTTTTACTGGCGAAGTTGCCGAACGAGTCGCAAAAATCGCTGCGCGCCTGATTCTCTGTTTTGATAATGAAGATGCGCAATCCATCGAAATCAATCCTCTCGTTATTCGCAAAAGCGACATGCGTTTTGCCGCTCTTGATGCGGTGATGAATGTTGACTACGATGCCCGGTTCCGTCATGCTGACTGGGATTTCAAACCGGTCTCCGAAATAGGGCGCCCCTATACCGAGGCTGAACAGCAGATCATGGAGATCGATGCAAGAATAAAGGGATCAGTCAAGTTTGTTGAAGTTCCCGGTGGCGAAATCGCCCTCCTGACCGCTGGCGGCGGTGCTTCAGTATTCTACTCCGACGCTGTTGTTGCAAGAGGAGGAACTATTGCCAATTATGCCGAATATTCAGGTGATCCTCCGGATTGGGCAGTTGAGGCGCTTACGGAAACGATTTGTCGTTTACCGAAAATCCGTCATATCATCGTTGGTGGTGCCATAGCAAATTTCACGGACGTTAAGGCTACCTTCAGCGGTATTATAAACGGTCTGCGCGAAAGCCGCTCGAAAGGCTACCTTCAAAATGTCACAATCTGGGTACGTCGAGGCGGGCCGAATGAAAATCAGGGTCTTGCGGCTATCCGGAAACTGCAGGATGAGGGTTTTGATATCCATGTGTATGACCGCAGTATGCCAATGACCGACATTGTCGATCTTGCCATGAACTCATAG
- a CDS encoding DEAD/DEAH box helicase, which translates to MNVFKTHASIIEDYSSYIRSFITIADPEISGVVDRELSTGKLWPEPLLQFNPSFEMFGGFDELILHPTIGEIFKGYKLYRHQVEAIRLGTTGKDFIVTSGTGSGKSLTYIGSIFHHLLSNPAAKGVTAVVVYPMNALINSQFEEFTRYKKNYEDATGKEFPIIFGQYTGQEGEEAREKMRKNPPHILLTNYMMLELLLTRVRERNIRESIYLNLRFLVFDELHTYRGRQGADVSMLIRRIRSNCVQQIVSIGTSATMVSDSVGDIEHQKAEVANVATKLFGCPFTSEQVINEKLARSLSPNGTIPASHFLASAIESAINQDSDIEALKKNPIAIWLENKIALEERGTDLVRGKPKRLREIASELANDSGMAEERCRLYLVDLLLWISVSNVRQQESGERYTFLPYKLHQFISQTGSVYTTLDQDEKRDISLEPGVYKVDETDKKPIFPNVFSRGSGHPFICVSLAGNRLEPREFRDMTEDEESNDGYLIIGEEIWNLDEDIEMLPESWFRRTKSGVTLDSKKRGYFPVKLWFDEFGNCSDKEEKKWWGWFMKAPLLFDPTSGGFFDTRTNEGTKLTKLGSEGRSTSTTITAFSILNRLSDAGYAIKEQKLLSFTDNRQDAALQAGHFNDFVQVIRLRAGIHKALQQAPVGMLTFATLGEAVFKALGLPFLEYANRSEESMLAPIRRKYEQALQDFLLYRSMADLRRSWRVVLPNLEQCALLTIEYEDLDEIIATDAFWAVSPLFGTLNHSDRKELVTTILDFFRLEYAIHSENFLTQSRIQESERQFRESLKQPWTLDRNEKLQEPYYIRYQKLSKTAKLYTKSMGPASSLGKFIRDYVKRQNLGIDLKKEGYKNLIMQTMEMLEQADYLKSFPARSEQNEEVLIYRLRLEKVIWKAGEGLTVKADIIKRRTYKKQRPEPNLFFKTLYCRDFSTMKRLRSEDHTGQLSNEARLDREERFRADWYTDEGKRVADQQKIRAESISVLFCSPTMELGVDIGSLNVVHMRNAPPNPSNYAQRSGRAGRSGQGALIFTYCSSYAPHDRHYFNNQRELVAGTVMAPRLDLNNEELLRAHLHALVASEVGIPGLDEGIGSRPSIMHLVTDDNNKMPLAESVRAGLQLSPVQFDRIKANFRRVIRDFEPELEAKAAWYSDQWIEQNLSKIIETLDEALDRWRLIYRSARAILTKATQKIESGTLSLGSEEYRKYKRHQDQATRQLDLLRNHLSGKASELSEFYPYRYLASQGFLPGYNFTRLPLRVFLPDGDSAGLFVSRPRSLALREFGPQNIIYHSGRKYRVCQLIMQDTESSLTEAKISTRSGYFLPADQKDLEICPFSGLNLGDNANKMHIHDLLEMSESRAEEVDRISCEEEERLSKGFDIRTFFTVDGGQVERVRKAIVSSSEGSLLNVRYIPAARLVHINFKWKAQEAEGFPIGMVSGDWRSSLPDQEAQSSEQFRRVKLMTSNLADALYIEPIQPLGLKPDGVITLQHALKRAIELVFQVEPREIGVVTVGDPEAPNILLYEAAEGSLGILSQFVENVHAFHQVVQQAIALCRYDDPEYKGPASYNDLLSYYNQRDHKIIDRYLIKEALEKLMLCTIEIQTNKSYNNYEEHYQTLLGGIDPNSSTERKFLDFLYKNGIRLPDAAQKRVEGIYAQPDFYYEPRIWVFCDGTPHDNAAMQEKDEALRQAIIAKGDEVWTYYYRDNLAEKVAGRPDIFRKVK; encoded by the coding sequence ATGAACGTCTTTAAGACTCACGCAAGTATCATAGAGGATTATTCGTCCTACATCCGCAGTTTCATCACCATAGCTGATCCAGAAATCAGTGGAGTTGTTGATCGTGAATTAAGTACAGGAAAACTTTGGCCAGAACCACTTCTTCAGTTTAACCCTTCGTTTGAAATGTTCGGAGGGTTTGATGAGCTAATTTTACATCCGACCATAGGAGAAATATTCAAGGGTTATAAGCTTTACCGTCATCAGGTTGAAGCAATAAGATTAGGTACCACCGGCAAGGATTTTATCGTTACATCCGGCACCGGATCGGGCAAGTCGTTGACCTATATCGGTTCTATTTTTCACCATCTTCTTTCGAACCCGGCAGCAAAAGGAGTTACTGCGGTTGTCGTCTATCCCATGAATGCCCTCATTAACTCGCAGTTCGAAGAGTTCACCCGATACAAAAAGAATTATGAGGATGCCACCGGCAAAGAGTTTCCGATCATCTTTGGCCAGTATACAGGTCAGGAGGGTGAGGAGGCAAGGGAAAAAATGCGGAAGAACCCGCCGCATATTCTCTTAACCAACTACATGATGCTGGAGCTGTTGTTAACCCGCGTACGCGAGCGCAACATTCGAGAGAGCATCTACCTGAATCTCCGGTTTCTGGTTTTCGATGAACTGCACACCTATCGCGGTCGGCAGGGTGCGGATGTTTCCATGTTGATTCGCCGGATTCGATCCAATTGCGTCCAGCAGATCGTGAGTATTGGTACTTCGGCCACCATGGTTTCTGATAGTGTTGGTGATATTGAGCATCAGAAAGCAGAGGTTGCCAACGTTGCCACCAAACTCTTTGGCTGCCCATTCACCTCAGAGCAGGTTATCAACGAAAAGCTTGCCCGTTCACTTTCTCCCAACGGCACGATTCCTGCCAGCCATTTCCTTGCATCGGCCATTGAGTCAGCCATTAATCAGGACTCCGATATTGAGGCACTCAAAAAGAATCCGATTGCCATCTGGCTGGAGAACAAAATTGCACTTGAAGAGCGAGGAACTGATCTTGTTCGGGGCAAACCAAAGCGGCTGAGAGAGATAGCTTCAGAATTGGCAAACGATTCCGGAATGGCTGAAGAGAGGTGCCGTCTTTATCTGGTGGATCTTCTCCTCTGGATAAGCGTCTCCAATGTTCGGCAGCAAGAGTCGGGAGAGCGCTACACCTTTCTGCCCTACAAGCTCCATCAGTTTATTTCGCAAACGGGTTCTGTCTATACAACCCTTGATCAGGATGAGAAGCGCGATATCTCTCTTGAGCCCGGGGTCTATAAAGTTGATGAGACCGACAAAAAACCAATATTTCCCAATGTCTTCAGTCGTGGAAGCGGCCATCCCTTCATCTGCGTCTCCCTTGCAGGTAACCGATTGGAGCCACGTGAATTTCGTGACATGACCGAAGATGAGGAGAGCAATGATGGTTACTTGATTATTGGCGAAGAGATCTGGAATCTCGATGAAGATATTGAAATGCTTCCCGAATCCTGGTTTCGCAGAACAAAGTCGGGTGTTACGCTCGACAGCAAGAAAAGGGGATACTTTCCCGTTAAACTCTGGTTTGACGAATTCGGAAACTGCTCCGACAAAGAAGAAAAAAAATGGTGGGGCTGGTTCATGAAGGCTCCGTTACTTTTTGATCCCACATCGGGCGGTTTTTTTGATACCAGAACCAATGAGGGCACCAAACTGACCAAGCTGGGCAGCGAAGGGCGCAGTACCTCCACTACCATCACCGCCTTCTCCATTCTCAATCGTCTCAGTGACGCTGGCTACGCGATAAAAGAGCAGAAGCTGCTCAGCTTTACCGATAATCGTCAGGATGCGGCCCTGCAGGCAGGACATTTCAATGACTTTGTGCAGGTCATTCGCCTTCGTGCAGGCATTCATAAGGCATTGCAGCAGGCACCAGTGGGCATGCTCACCTTTGCCACCCTTGGCGAGGCCGTTTTCAAGGCGCTTGGGCTCCCGTTTCTTGAGTATGCCAACAGAAGCGAGGAGTCGATGTTGGCTCCAATCCGGCGAAAATATGAGCAGGCGCTTCAGGATTTCCTGCTTTATCGTTCCATGGCTGATCTCCGGCGGAGCTGGAGAGTAGTGTTGCCCAACCTTGAACAATGCGCCCTGTTGACCATAGAGTACGAGGATCTGGATGAAATTATCGCTACCGATGCATTCTGGGCCGTATCGCCCCTCTTTGGAACGCTGAATCATTCAGATCGTAAAGAGTTGGTGACCACCATTCTCGATTTTTTCCGGCTTGAATATGCCATACACAGCGAAAACTTTCTTACCCAGTCACGCATACAGGAATCCGAGCGGCAGTTCCGCGAGTCGTTAAAACAGCCCTGGACTCTCGATCGTAATGAGAAGCTTCAGGAACCCTACTACATCCGCTATCAAAAGCTCAGCAAAACCGCCAAACTCTACACCAAAAGCATGGGGCCCGCCAGCTCTCTGGGGAAGTTCATCAGGGATTATGTCAAACGGCAAAACCTTGGGATCGACCTGAAAAAAGAGGGGTATAAAAACCTGATCATGCAGACGATGGAGATGCTGGAACAGGCCGACTATCTGAAATCATTTCCTGCCCGGAGCGAGCAGAATGAAGAGGTACTCATCTACCGTTTACGACTCGAAAAGGTTATCTGGAAAGCGGGGGAGGGGCTGACGGTCAAGGCAGACATTATCAAACGACGCACCTATAAAAAGCAGAGACCCGAGCCCAATCTCTTTTTCAAAACGCTCTATTGTCGTGATTTCTCAACCATGAAACGGCTGCGAAGTGAAGACCATACCGGACAGTTGAGTAATGAAGCACGGCTGGATCGTGAAGAGCGATTCCGGGCCGATTGGTACACCGATGAAGGCAAGCGGGTGGCTGACCAGCAAAAGATAAGAGCCGAATCAATCAGCGTGCTTTTCTGCTCCCCGACCATGGAACTTGGCGTTGATATCGGTTCACTCAATGTTGTCCACATGCGCAACGCTCCTCCAAACCCCTCCAACTATGCCCAGCGTTCAGGCAGAGCAGGCCGGAGTGGTCAGGGAGCACTTATCTTTACCTACTGCTCAAGTTATGCCCCCCATGATCGCCACTACTTTAACAATCAGCGCGAACTGGTTGCAGGTACGGTCATGGCGCCGCGTCTCGATCTGAATAATGAGGAGCTGCTGCGTGCCCATTTGCACGCTCTGGTAGCCTCAGAGGTTGGCATTCCCGGCCTTGACGAGGGTATCGGCTCAAGACCATCCATCATGCATCTTGTAACCGATGATAACAACAAGATGCCTCTTGCCGAGAGCGTTCGGGCCGGGCTTCAGCTCTCTCCGGTACAGTTTGATCGGATAAAAGCCAATTTCAGGAGGGTAATCCGCGATTTTGAACCGGAACTGGAAGCAAAAGCTGCATGGTATTCCGATCAATGGATTGAGCAAAACCTTTCGAAGATTATTGAAACCCTCGATGAAGCACTCGATCGCTGGAGGCTCATCTATCGGTCGGCAAGGGCAATTCTGACAAAGGCGACCCAGAAGATCGAAAGCGGCACGCTGAGCCTTGGCAGCGAAGAGTATCGCAAATACAAACGCCATCAGGATCAGGCCACCCGTCAACTGGACCTGCTTCGCAATCATCTTTCCGGCAAGGCATCGGAACTCTCCGAGTTTTACCCCTACCGCTATCTTGCTTCCCAAGGGTTCCTGCCCGGCTACAACTTTACACGCCTTCCTCTTCGTGTCTTTTTACCCGACGGTGATTCTGCCGGGCTCTTTGTCTCCCGCCCCCGCTCACTGGCTCTCAGGGAGTTCGGGCCCCAGAATATCATCTATCACAGCGGGCGGAAGTACCGGGTGTGCCAGTTGATTATGCAGGATACCGAATCCTCTCTTACCGAGGCAAAAATCAGTACCCGGTCAGGATATTTCCTCCCCGCAGACCAGAAGGATCTTGAAATCTGTCCTTTTTCGGGGTTGAATCTTGGCGACAATGCCAACAAAATGCATATCCATGACCTGCTCGAAATGTCGGAGTCACGCGCTGAAGAAGTTGACCGCATCTCTTGCGAAGAGGAGGAACGGCTCTCCAAAGGCTTTGATATCCGAACCTTCTTTACTGTTGACGGCGGCCAGGTTGAGCGGGTGCGTAAAGCAATCGTCTCAAGCAGTGAGGGTAGCCTGCTGAATGTGCGTTATATTCCGGCAGCCCGGCTTGTCCATATCAACTTCAAATGGAAGGCTCAGGAGGCCGAAGGGTTTCCCATCGGCATGGTCTCTGGCGACTGGCGTAGCTCTCTTCCTGATCAGGAGGCCCAGAGCAGTGAGCAATTCCGGCGAGTGAAATTGATGACCTCAAACCTCGCTGATGCCTTGTATATCGAGCCGATTCAACCGCTTGGGTTAAAACCGGATGGGGTCATTACGCTCCAGCATGCCCTGAAGAGAGCCATCGAACTTGTCTTTCAAGTGGAACCACGAGAGATCGGTGTGGTAACAGTCGGCGACCCGGAAGCCCCCAATATCCTGCTCTATGAAGCGGCGGAAGGGAGCCTTGGAATCCTCTCCCAGTTTGTCGAAAATGTTCACGCTTTCCATCAGGTGGTACAGCAAGCCATAGCCCTTTGCCGTTATGATGATCCTGAATACAAAGGGCCAGCCTCATACAATGACTTGCTCAGTTATTACAACCAGCGTGACCACAAAATTATTGACCGTTACCTCATCAAGGAGGCGCTTGAAAAGCTGATGCTCTGCACCATCGAGATTCAGACCAACAAAAGTTATAACAACTACGAAGAGCACTACCAGACGCTGCTCGGCGGGATCGATCCCAATTCGAGTACCGAGCGGAAGTTCCTTGATTTTCTCTATAAAAACGGCATCCGCCTGCCCGATGCCGCCCAGAAGAGGGTAGAGGGAATCTATGCGCAACCCGATTTCTATTATGAACCCCGCATCTGGGTCTTTTGCGATGGAACACCCCACGACAATGCTGCGATGCAGGAAAAAGATGAGGCACTACGCCAGGCCATCATTGCCAAGGGTGATGAGGTCTGGACATATTATTACAGGGACAATCTGGCCGAAAAGGTGGCCGGGCGTCCTGATATTTTCAGGAAAGTAAAATGA